Genomic DNA from Desulfuromonas sp. TF:
ACTCCGGAAGGCGGTTCGGTTCTTCTGTCGCCCGGATGTTCGAGTTTCGACATGTTCGAGAGTTTCGAGCAGCGGGGCGAGGTCTTCACCCGGGCGGTGCGGGCCTTGCCGGAGAGGAAGGCGATTTAGACGATGGAAATGAGGAGAGGATTCGATACCACGATTCTCCTGCTGGCGGTGGTGCTCACCTGCCTCGGCGTGGTCATGGTTTATTCCTCCTCTTCCGTCATGGCCGCCAAGCGTTATGCCGACGGCTTCTACTTTCTCAAGCGACAGGGCCTCTACGCACTGGCGGGATTCACGGTCCTGGCGGTGACAATGCGCATCGACTACCATATCCTGCGGCGGCTGGCGGTCCCTTTTTTCCTCGGCTGCGCGGTCCTTCTGGCTGCGGTGCTCATACCCGGAATCGGTTCCCATGCCGGCGGCGCCTCCCGCTGGATACGCCTGGGCGGCATCTCGATCCAGCCTTCGGAACTGGCGAAGCTCGGACTCATCATTTACATGGCCCATTCGCTGGCCAAGAAGCGCGACAAGGTCAAAAGCTTCAAACTCGGGTTCATCCCGTACATGGTTGTATTAGCCCTGCTCCTGGTTCTGTTGCTGATGCAGCCTGACCTTGGAAGCGCTCTCACCATGGGGGTTGTGGCCATGGTGATGCTCCTGGTGGCGGGAACCCGCTTCACCTATATCGTGTCCCTGGTAATCGTGGCCCTGCCGTTTCTGTATTTCGCGGTCATGAATGTGGACTATCGCCGCAAACGGATTCTATCCTTTCTCAATCCCTGGGACGATCCGACCAATACCGGTTTCCAGATCATTCAGAGCTGGATCGCTTTCGGCAGCGGCGGCCTGTTCGGCAACGGCCTGGGGGAAGGAAAACAGAAACTTTTCTATCT
This window encodes:
- the ftsW gene encoding putative lipid II flippase FtsW; its protein translation is MEMRRGFDTTILLLAVVLTCLGVVMVYSSSSVMAAKRYADGFYFLKRQGLYALAGFTVLAVTMRIDYHILRRLAVPFFLGCAVLLAAVLIPGIGSHAGGASRWIRLGGISIQPSELAKLGLIIYMAHSLAKKRDKVKSFKLGFIPYMVVLALLLVLLLMQPDLGSALTMGVVAMVMLLVAGTRFTYIVSLVIVALPFLYFAVMNVDYRRKRILSFLNPWDDPTNTGFQIIQSWIAFGSGGLFGNGLGEGKQKLFYLPEAHTDFIFSVVGEELGFVGVFVISAMFLVLIMRGIRAAQGAPDDFGRYLACGVTLLLGMEAFVNIAVVMGMLPTKGMALPFLSYGGTSLLTTLLAVGILLNISSHAPGELR